From the Erpetoichthys calabaricus chromosome 12, fErpCal1.3, whole genome shotgun sequence genome, the window GTACtctcaaaacaaaatcaagcacAGTAACAAAGAATTTGTACTTTGTTTGCTACACAGCAATGATGCTAACTGCTTAATGACTCCTATGCAATTATTCTCTTCTCATATTTCAGTATATTCTTCTATACAGCGTTACAGTTTGTTTTTCCTGTTAGAGGGGTCTAAATTGGAGATAGGATGAAAACCGAGTGGGGCACAATGACGAAATTCAGATTCCTCAAAGCATGTCCTGTTCCATTTTCAGGAGCAGACCAGaagcacacacacagagataCAGCCCAGAAAGTAGCCAGAAGTCCACTGGAGGTTGCCCTTTTCATTGAGGATACAACTGAAAAGAAGATTGCCCTGTCTGGTTGCGTGACCTGGGACTCCTTAAATGGAGGCTCTTGAGGTAGAAGGCCAGTTCACATCCAGAACTCACAGAGATAGGAACGGAACCCGGGGTGACTCCAAGATGTAATTTTTGGAATAGAAAAAGGGGAGCCTGCTCTGCTAACTAGGGCAGAAGCCTGCTTGAAGACCTTGATTTGctaaataattgaaataattgaAACAAGTTATTTGGTCTAAATCTAATAGAGTATTTCTAGAATAAAAACAAGACTTTGAATGACTATTAACTAGCATGGCTATCCAGTGTTGGCTTTAGGTAGAATAAAGTGTGGTTGCAGTCATTAAATAAATTCCCCAGGAGGAAAACAGTTTGGCTCCAAACTGAAAGTTCACTGTCAAAACccaccatggaaaaaaaaaaacttttcatattTGTGTCAAGTCTCAAAAATGCCTCCTGGGTCACTTCCCTCAAAAAGTGCAAGGGCAGTTGCTAAATAAATCTACACAGCCAGGGAGTAGAATTGGAAAATGAAACATAGTCTATGGTCTCATCCTGTATAAAGGAGAGATCTGCAAAATTTGGTGGTTCAACAGTGTAGATCTGCAtaccacacaaacacaaatttgGCTTTATGTATAAGAAATAGGTCAAGCTACACGGGGCTTTGAATTATCGCTGCAGATCACTCTGAGCTGTCTTGGGGCTGTACACTGGATAAATGTTTCTGGAAATCTCAAGCCCAAGCTACACCCATCCACCCATTATAAAACTTGCTAAATATGGCTTAAGGCCAATTCGGGTTGGTTTCTTTCCTGGATTTGTTGGGCAGAAAGCAGAGTCCAAACCTAGAggtgatgccagtccattgcagacccAATCACATCTACACTCAATTTATATGAGGCCCATTTAGAGAGTCCAGTAAAACCAACGTGCACATTTCTGGGATGTGGATGGAGAACTGGAATATACAGAGAACACTATCACAGGGAATGTGTAAACTCCTCACAGGGGGTGAATGTTGTTGGATTTGAACCTGGTACTTTGCAGCTATGCTGCAGTTCTTCTAAAGACAAATTCCAGAAAAGtcatttttgattattgaaaTTCATGAACTACAATAAAATGGCACAGTTGAAAAGGAAAGGCATAATACAGTCAAAGCTGCTAATACTAACCACAGTGCTTGATATAGTAGAACATACTTTAAAGCTGGACAATGGGGTCACTTGCCTGCTCAGACTGCTTTTAAGCCATCCAGGGGTGAATCTGGATCTCCTCCAAGGTTGGCCGGTTTAGTGGAATAAATGCAAGGCAACCGTTGATCAGGTCCTGGCATTCTGGTAGAAGAAGACCCGTACAAGTTAGAAACACTTCCCTTTGGTACAGTATATGCCAGGGGCAGGGGGAAAGGAGATCAATATCTGACTGGGGGTTTCACTCCCCATTGACCGGGGAAGTTTCTACCTGTGGAGAGTTCTCTGGAGAAGCCAAATGTGCCATTCATGATCTCCTTTTTATCCCTAAAAGGCACATGTCCACACAGAACCTCAAACATCGTGACCCCCAGTGACCATACCGTTGCAGGGACTGCTCTGTACCTCTTCACTACCAACCACTCCGGCGGGGCATAAAACAGGGTGCCTGGAGACATAAAAATGGATTGGCTTCTTGTCCAGTGTCACACAAGATGAAGAGATCAGGCTGTCTTCAAACTCACCAGCAAAGTTGTCATATTCCTCATCTGGCTCTAGTATGGCCCCACAGCCAAAGTCAATCAGTTTAACATTCCCAGTGGTCATCTCAATCAGAATGTTATCTGGTTTCATATCTCGGTGGAACACCCAGCAAGCATGGCAAAAACAGATGGCATCCACCACCTGACTGAAGATTCTCTTTGCATGTTCTTCATTCAGGAAGCCCCCTTGGCTCATCATGAACTCAGCCAGGTTCATGGGACACTTGGGCAGTTCCATGACAATAGCTATGTAGTTTGGGCCAATGAACCAGTCAAGCAACTGGATTACATGGGGGTAAGGAGGGCTAGCAGTTGTCATCTTCATGAGGCCAACCTCCAAAGGGTAATTGTTTGGTTCACCTGGCTACAggaacaaaaggaaagaaaaaaacacaaacaaacaaaagagctGTGATCAGTGAAGAAACCTCAAACATTATTTTTCCCGAGCCTTCATGTCTGATCACAAAGTAGAGAGTTAatctttgaaatgaaaaataattctgGTGCTCACCAGCTGGATCCAGGGTTCTCCAACTTGTAGATGTGCAAACTTGATAGCGAGCTAAATAGGAGAGAAGGACGGAGATGTGGTAAGCATCCAATGCTTAGAAAGAAAGTCACCTCTAGGAGAGagtatattcattaatttaaaacaattctaaaccaaataaatatcaaTTAATTTTCTGTACTCTTGTTTTTACACTAAACGGTCATGGAGAATGAGTTCATAATTCCGTaacacaaaccctggacaggatgccagtcaacCCAGACACCCCAGACACCCATGCTCATTCAAACTGGATCAATTCCAAGTCACCAGCTAGTCTGTCTTGTGTGTTTGGAAAGTGATGGAGGCTTCAGTTCCCAGAGAAACTTAAAGTTACAGAAGCAACATTCCTACATGAATAAAATGTGGGACCCCAAAACCACTCTGTGCAAAAACCCATACAtactaataaaaattaaaaatggattttGAAGTGACAGTACTTTTTGCAGTAAAGACAGGGATCACTTGGTCACAGTGATCATACGCTTAACTCTTTCACAGCCAAAcctctttttaaaaagttacttttcCCATGTTGCTTGTAATGATGGTGGagaaatttttttaatatgttttcatgCTGAATAGTGCTAAGAAAGTTTATGCTGTAATAAAAGCAAGCAATGATGAATGCTGGTGAAAAATAAACAGTatcaaaacatctttaaaaaaaaatctcatattactTGTGTTGCATGGTCCATGTCAAGTCATCTAGTTGCatactcaaaatgtgcaaaatgcatgcatttttttgctaacATATTGTTAAATCGATTTTGCCGTTAAAACAAATGTAGCCCACAACCTGGAAGCCCTTTCACATGGGGtcatgcttttgaattgaagaccctccTCTCCCGTGACACACTGGGTTCAAAAAACGATGTTTTacattgacattttgatattgtttgctattgtccaGAGTTAGTCATCACCCACTTCCAGTAAAGCATA encodes:
- the LOC114661544 gene encoding serine/threonine-protein kinase pim-3-like, encoding MKMTTASPPYPHVIQLLDWFIGPNYIAIVMELPKCPMNLAEFMMSQGGFLNEEHAKRIFSQVVDAICFCHACWVFHRDMKPDNILIEMTTGNVKLIDFGCGAILEPDEEYDNFAGTLFYAPPEWLVVKRYRAVPATVWSLGVTMFEVLCGHVPFRDKKEIMNGTFGFSRELSTGRNFPGQWGVKPPVRY